Within the uncultured Draconibacterium sp. genome, the region CATATGCAACCGACGAAGACATTTTTAACCTAACCTCATCATAAATTTTGTCGCATAGCTCAAAAACAGAAACAATCAGCTTCCGATATACTTTTTGGCGCTCAGGATCCTGAATTCCTTCAACCGTATACTTTAACATGTAGCTGTAGTTCTGCTCCAGGTTGCGCCATTCATCGAGGTGAATAAGCAAGCCGCTTTCGTGGATAAGATTCTCCAGCAAATCAAAGGCAGGTTTTAGTTTCCGCTCAGCCAGATGCTGACAGATGGTATCGTATTTTATTTTAAGGTCTTTGTCGTTCATTGCTTATCAAAGTTACTTGAAAGACGATAGATAATCAAAAAGCTTTCCAAGAATTGTTTTCGGCGGATTTGTCGTAAAATGAGCTTGGGGGCTGACAAAGTTTCAAAAAAAGGCGTCCTGCGAACTTTTCTTTCGTCCTGCAGCGCTTTTGCAGAATCCTACAGCCTATTCAGGCGTCCTGCGGCTGTTTTATGAAAACCTGCAACACTTTTGGGCGTCCTGCAATACCATTTAGCTCTCCTGCGCCGCAGGAAAGGGTAAAACTGATGCAGGACGATACAAATCTCTGCAGGGTGGTCAGAAAGTCCGCAGGATTAGTAAAATCCTTGCAGGAAGGGTAAATTCATTACAGGAATAAAGAAGCTATGCCCTTAGCGGCTTGGAACCGCTTAGGGCTCAAAAATTCCAATTCACAGAACATATGTAACAAAATAAACTTATCATTTTCCAACAACTATAGAATTGCTTACCTTACTACCAATTATTCTTTAACCAATTGAACATGTTTCTTTTCTCTCCCTTTGGACCAAAACCAGCCCACGTTCCTTCTCCTTCTTTCATCTGAAAAATCATATTATACTTATTATCAAAACATTCCTTAACTTTATCGCGAATATCAGTGACATTTGATTTTCCATTAGTATCAATAAGTAACCATGTATTTTTCAAATAATGCCACCATGCAAACTCTTTAGACTTAATATATTTGATAAAATTCTCGTCTTGTTCTTCTGTTGAATCATCAATACATACGATATATCTCTTCTCCATTACTTATCCTCCTTTTTACTAGATACACCAAGCATGGAATCTTCGGACCTTGTGCTACTTCCTAATATTCCAGCATTACTGTCTCCATAAACCCCTTTTTCTATAGCCATTTTTTGGATAGAAAACTTTTCGCTTCTTATCGCATCCTTATCTGTAAACAAACAATAAATATATGTTGCCAAGTATAAAAGAATACATATACCTACACAAATTGCTCCTGCAGCAATTGACCAGCGAGGACCTTGAACCTGAACCAGTAAAACAATACCAATAATCAAAATCGAAATAATCCAAGACAGTGGTTTTAAAATGGTAGATTTAGCACCACTTGCACCAGTTTGTAACAGTAATTCTTTAAGCAAAACATTAACAGGCAGGCATAAGAGAATTATAAATTATGATAGTTTAACTATTCAAAAATAAAAAACTTCTTGTAAAGTTTTCACAACAACCGGGCTGAATGCCCAATTTATATCAACCTAACGGCAAAGCGAATGCGGCGCCCTGGGAAACCAACAGCCGGTTCTCCCATTGCCCTGAAAGGCAATGGTATTAAGTTAATACCAATTTGAATATATAATGTTGCATTGGAAGCACCTTTATTTTTCGTTTAATTGAGGCGAAAAATTTTAACATAGCCAAAGTTACGTTACAATTTTTCAACGATGAGAAAACGGAAAAGAACAAGCTTATATGTGGCATTATGTGTTCAATTTGGTATAAGATCATCTATCCCGACGCTTTCAGGTGCTTTGCACGCTGAAAGGTCTTATCTGAACAGAAACCTGACAGCGTCGGCAGACCTGTCAGCGTTTAAAAAAGCTCAACTAAAACCTGAAAATTATTCTTTCTCCTTAATCCCAAACTTCGGATCAACCTTTACAAACGGCAGTACCAAAAAGATTGGGATGGTACAGATCATCACCCAAACAAAGAAACTTTGGTAACCTATTATTTCCTGTAACCAGCCGCTTAACATTCCCGGAATCATCATTCCCAGCGCCATAAAACCGGTTGTAATAGCGTAATGTGCGGTTTTATGCTTTCCTTCCGAAACGTAAATAGAGAAGAGCATATAAGCCGTAAATCCAAAGCCGTAACCAAACTGCTCAATAACCACAGCAGCCGAAATCCACCACAAGGATGTTGGATTAAACCACGACAGCAACAAATAACAAAGATTAGGCAGGTTAATGGCCAGCGCCATCCACCACAGCCAGTGTTTTAGTCCTTTGCGTGAAGCCACAATTCCTCCTAAAATACCGCCAATCGTGAGCGAAATCATTCCGGCTGTTCCGTACACCAAACCCAAATCGCCGGTAGTAATTCCCAGTCCTCCGGCTTCGCGGGCATCAAGCAAAAACGGCGAGGCCATCTTTACCAGTTGCGATTCGGCCAATCGGTATAACAAAAGGAACAACATAATCGATACGATTTCCTTTTTGCGGAAAAAAGCTGCAAAGGTTTCGAAGAACTCGCCCATCACACTTTTGCCTTCGGTTTTGTTGGCAACATCGCTGGCAGGATGCGGCAATGCAAAACGGTGATACAACGAAAAGACCACAAACAACACGGCAATACAAGCCATAACTACCAGCCAGGCAAAGCGTATATTCCCCGAGCGGCCAACAAAAGTTGCCTGCGTGGCTTTCTTCAGTTTCGGATCGAGCTGAACCACGGCAAAAGCAGGTTTGTCCCAGTTCGTTTCGTTGAACACATAACGGTAAGTTTTTACCAGTTTTATGCTGGCATCGCCTTTTTCGTAACCAAAATTCAGCACCACCTCTTCGCCGGCTTCTGGTTTGGTTGAAAGCTGAATGGGAATGATAGCCAGGTTGCCAACTTCCGAACTCGGGTCAACCGTTTCTTTATTGAATTTTTCTTTTAGTGTTTCTTTTAAAGGTGTAGCCACCTTCCTTTTCCACCAACCTTCATCTTCCTCCACCGGAATTTCGCTGGCATAAAAGTTATTGTTAATGTTCCAGTCATCCACACTTTTCTTTATGTCAGCCGCCTGGTCTTTTGTTACCAAACCAATGGGGACTTTCACCTCGTTTTCCGAAACAAAATAAATATCGCCAGCTTCGTGCAACTGCTGATAGCTTTCAGGATTAAAAGAAATTTTCTGAACAGCAATATTCTGAGCAGTTACATTCACTTCGAGCGGTTCCAATCCTGTCGCGGTTTCCAAAGCTCCGGCAAGAATAACCAAAAGCCCCTGCCCGGTTAGCATGGCAAAACGATAAAAGGTACTTCTGATGCCCACAAAAAACGACTGATCGCCCTGGCTCAATCCCAGCATATAAAAACCATCGGCGGCAATATCGTGTGTTGCCGAGCTAAAAGCCAGCAACCAGAAAAACGCGAGCGTATACTGAAAAAAATTACTGACAGGAATGGTAAACGCCACACCCGCCAGCCCAACGCCAACCACCAACTGCATAATTACAATCCAAAAGCGCTTGGTTTTCAGGATATCGACAATCGGACTCCACAACGGTTTAATCACCCATGGCAAATACAACCAGCTGGTGTATAAAGCAATGTCGGTATTTGAAATTCCCAGTCGTTTGTACATAATCACCGAGAGGGTCATTACAATTACGTAGGGTAATCCTTCTGCAAAATAAAGTGTTGGAATCCAAAACCAGGGATTGCGTTGTGTTTTTGTTTTAGCCATGTTGGTTTATCGGTTTTAGTTGTTGAATTCTATGGTAATCGTTTAAAATTATATCCTTCTGCCTGCAATCGTTCAATCAATTCTTCCAAACGAAGATAAAATTTATCTGCTCTTTTTTCTTCCGTTCCGGGATGAATCAGCGCAATCGCCCCGTTTAATCCTTGTTCCTCCTCTACCTGAAAAATACTTTTTATGATTTGTTCGGAAGACATATAATTCGCCATATCGTGTGTTGTATAATCGGCGTTGCTTCGTATTCCGGGCGTAAAGTTAATCGTCGCCAATCCAAGCGCATCAGCCCAATTTACGGTTGCCGAATTATACCATTCATAAGGCGGCAGAAACCAGCTTGCCTTTTCGCTGTTGATTCCAAATTGCTGCAAAGCCTTGTAATTTTCTTTCAAATCCTGTTCAAAAGTATTTCGGTCAACCAGCAACGAATCTCTTTTCGACCAGCCGCAATACAACAGGTGTTTATCAGAGTGTGCCCCCAAATAATGTCCGTCATTTATTACTTTTTTTACGGTAGATTGAAATTGTTTGTCGCGCAAAAAATCGCCGGTAAAAAAGAACGAAGCTTTACAATCCTTTTTGTCGAGCACCTTTAAAATATGCCCAGCGCCTTCGGCTTTATCGTGTGCCGAAAACACCAGGTAAATATTCTTTTCTGCAGGGTGAATGCGTCGGATAGCTCCCTGTGCATCTTCTTCATATTCGTTCTGCTGATCGATTCCCATTTTTTCCAGCGACGACAAATAATAGCTCAGACTTGCCGTGCCGTCCATGGTTGGTTCGTTCGATGAATAATCGCCCAGATCATCGTGATAAACTGCTTTGCCTTTATTAAAAGCTTCAAACGGGTCGGGTTGCTGAATCTGAATACCAATAAGCCCGGAAAAAATTGAATAATAAACCGGTCCGTCAACCAATCCGCCAGTTGTTGTTTCACCCAGAATTTTTTTAATGGACGAATGTGGCGCCTCCGGATTATTGCCTCCTGCCGGCAATCCACAAATCATACTTGTTCCCCACGGGTTACAACCAAAAAGCCAGTCGCGCAAGGCGGCTTCCATTTCGGCAAACGAACGATCACCGGTGATTTTTTCGTAAGCACGCGCCTGCGTAATCGCTGCCGCCACTAAATTATTCGAGCACCAGATAAAGGGAATGCCATTCAGGAAAGGATCATCTTTTCCACGATCGTAAAGATGCGTTAATCCCTGTTTCAGATAAGTTGCAAAGTTTTCATCCTTTTCAGCCAGCTTAACATGCCCCAGATTCACAAAAGGGTAAAACTGGTAATGACGTGCAAAACCTGCCGACATCCATGGCGTTACGTTTTCAACACTGCCCCATTTTTTGGCTTCTGTTAAATAATAAGCGTCACCGGTTAACTGGTATAAAGTTGTGGCAGCCAGTTCAAGGTCGTCCACATAATTGGCTTCCTCGTAAAAATACGGCGACACGTTACAAGCCGTTTGACAAGCCCCCAAATCGCTCAAAGCAAACGTGTAGGCTTCAGTAGCTTTCGCTGCTATTTGTTTGGCAAACTCAGGGTAATGATCCTTAACCATCATCGCTCCCAAAGCAAATGCCGATGCATATTTTGCAGCACTCGACGAAACGCCGGTTGTGCGGTTTTTATGCTCAGCAAGCCCCTGTGGTTTTCCGGTGATAAAATACACGGGGCGGTAAATTCCTTCCAGTCCATAGCTCACCGTATCTTTATTGGGCAAACGGTAACCGCGGTGATCTCTGTCGTCGGCAATCTGGTTATACATTTCTCCTGCCGAAGGATTCATTTTTACCATCCAGTCGAGGCCCCATTTTGCTTCATCCAGAATATCGGGAATTCCATTTGCTCCCGACGTACCATTCTCCCGGTACTCATCTTTAAACACCGTCGGATTTTGCTCGTATGCATACAGTAACTGATAAGTTGCATTTGCCGATGTTGTAAGGTATTGCAGGTAATCCGAGGCATCGTGCCAACCTCCGGTAACATTAATTTTCTGTCCCGATTTTATTGGATGATCGACAATAATTCCATCGTGCAAATGACAGGAATCCTGCAAATACGGATTGTAGCCACAACGTTGCTGGCGCATGTAGTTTAACAGGAAATCTGCTGTTCCTTCGTAAACATCCGAAGCAATTTGAAAAGCCGGAGATTGAGTTTCTCCATATTTTAGGTAATAACCGCCGGGGCTTGTCACCGCGGAAAAATCAAGCCGTAAAGCGGTCTTCATTCCCCAATCTTTGCCGTTGACCGGGTTTACTTTGGCTTCGTAAACCTGCTTATCGTTTAAGGCATTAAATACCTGAAACTGTTCAGCATTTTCCTCTTCCGTAGAAAGAAAAACAGCCACCTTTACCGACTGTGGCAAGTAGCCCAACTGATTGATACGAATAACTTTCTGCTGTGCAAAAACACATATAGCAACAAGCATCAGAACAAATGAGAGAAACGCCCGTTTGATCATGTTAGTATCGTTTTTCGAGGTTTATATTTTTAAAATAGTGATTCAGAATTTCATCGTACTTATAGCCTTTATGGCCCATTACGGCAGCACCTATCTGGCATAGGCCAACACCATGTCCCCAGCCTCCCCCGTGCAAAATAATTTTGCCGGGAACACCATCAACAACATCCTGTTTTTCAACAAAAAATGCCGAACTATATAAATGTGATTCACTTAACCAACGACGGATTTCCAGCTCTTTTCCAACTGTTAAAGTCTTTTTCGAGCCAACTATTCTAAGTTTTATCAATCGTCCTGAAACGCCACGTTCAACCGGGATCATATCCAGTATCTTTCCAAAATCATGTCCTGAGCGTTTCAAAATCAATGCAGAAAGCTCGTCTTGTTTGTATTCAACTGTCCAACGGTAAAAATCTTTGGCGGTCCAGTCGTACTCGTTCAGCACCTGTTTCAGCACTTCTTCATCATCGGTATTACAAAACGCTTCCGGCGCATTTTTTAACCACAGAACTGCATTTGTCTCCACCGTAAGATCTGTCTCTAAACCTTTTGGAGCATCAGGATTATCGATAACTGCAGTTAGATACGGATGATTTACAGGTTCCCAGCAATTCTCAAAAAGCTCGGCAATTCCTCCACAACATTTCGAGAAACGCGCATCGCAAATCACACCTTTATAGGAAAGTACCACGCCAGCCGTTTCGTTTACCGCCTTCACCACATTAGGGTTATGCGAACGCGTTGTTCCCTGGTAACGCTGACAATGATCGTCGGCACAAACATGGAAATTCGTGTGATCTTCGCGGTCGTACCACTTTATATATTCATCGTCGGATTTAAAAGTGCCCTCATAAGTTTCTGCCGCTTCAGTAAGTTTATCTTGCTTTTCAGTTTGCGCAATTAACCAGCTGCGCGAAATTATGGCGTGTGCCTTCAGCAAATCAAGCGAACTTTTGGCACTCATTTCCGACGAAATTACGCTGATCAGGTAATCTTCAATCGACAAAATATTTACCGCTGTAATTTTACCCTCTTCAACAATAAATTTCAAAGCCCCCTGAAATTTCTGGTCCTCCTTTTGCTCCCAGTGAAAGTTTACACCGATGGTAACATCTTTTAATTCAAATTCCGATTTTTTCTTATCAAGTGGCATAAAATACAATTTATCGCCACTTATTTTGGAGCCGGTAAGCTGCAGGTTTCCATTTTCGAAACGTACTGATCTATCGCCCGAAAAAGTATGTTTTGTTCCCAACAGCTGGTATTCGCCGTGAAGTTTAAAATCAATTTTATCGGCACTCATTATGCCTACATGAATATTTGGACTGCTCATTGTTTAAGTTTTGTAGTTAGTTTATCAAATTGATTGTCAGGCCATAAAACCTGTTTAAGTATACTTTCGATATCGTTTTTGGTGATCTTCAAAAAGTTTTTCTCCTGAGGTGTGATCAACACACCGCCCATATCAACCGAGGCAGGACTGATTAGAATATTCTCCTCTTCTTCGGCAAAATACTGCGCCGGACGATGCAGCGCACGCGGAAAAACCTGGATTCTCCAGCCTCCATCGTCATAACGGGTAAGAATATTTAACATCGGTTCCTCATCACTTTCCTCATCTTCAAGCTCTGTGTAGATGTTTGCAAAGGCATTAATCATGGCCATTTTATCGGCCGTTTCCAACACCAAAAAGTTTCGAAGGCCATCTTTTATGGCGCTGTAATTCACATTGTCTTTTTCCCACTTATCACCATATTTCTCTTTTAATACAGTTATTTCATTATCCAGGGGCATAAAACCCGCATTCCCTGCCTGGAAATGAAAATGATCGGGTGCAGAAGCGCCACATTTTGGTCCGTTATAAAACAAGGTAAAACCGTCCATCGCCTGCGCCAGATCGAGCATATTGCCAAAGTTTCCTTTTATTTGCTGCGGTGTGTGGGCAAAAGCAGGAATAGTAAAATGCTCGGGAAATATCGGAAATGGATTTACTAAAACCTCGTAATCGCCAAATGTTACGCCACGCTGCTCTGCCGGACGGTTTGCAGCACATAAAAAGCACGGGCGCGCTTCAATCGATTTTTTATCTACTTTGGCTGCCGACGACACAATTCGGCCCGGATTAAACTGAACTTTTATTGTAAATCCGTCAAACTGAAATTCGCGCACTTGTACATTTTGCAATCCGGCGAAGCTTTTTCCCACCAGTTCCCATTCTATTTTCTGGTCGGCAAGCAGTTGCTTTATTTCTTTTGAAATTGTATTCATTTTTTTTGTTCACGCAGAGTTCGCTAAGATTATCGCAAAGCCCACAAAGGATGAAGACTAGAAATGAAACTTAGCGCACTTTGCGCTTCTTTCTTCCTTTGCGTGAAACTTATATTTTACCCTCTGTTTTTCCTTTGACGGGCTTTTAACTCGATGGTACGAATCCTGTCTTTGTAGGTATTATGTGCATTCATTTTCACAATGTCCAGCGCTGCATCCGAATTATCATCCCAACGGCGGCAGAGGTATAGATTCTCATAAATACGGCCAATTTGGTAATCTCTTGAAATTGCCAAACCAACTGCATAATCTTCTCCGTAGCTTGTATTCGGAATTTTTACATCACGCAAAACGGGTGTGTAAAAAGCGCGCGGCGCACCTAAACCATTAATGCGCAGAGCGTTGTTTTTACCGTTGTCGGGAGTCCACTCTTTGTGGTCGATAATGCCCGGTGGTATCTCTTCCAAGTCGAAATTCACCAGCTGATATGTTCCCACAACCATGGCACATTTTTCCGATTCGAAAACATCAATCACTTTTTGCAATGTATTTTCGTCTTTGTAAATATCGTCGCTGTCAAGCTGCATCGCAATCATTCCGCAGCGCGAATCGTGAACTCCAAGGTTCCAGCAACCGCCAATTCCAAGATCTTCGCGAACCGGGATAATGTGTACAACACGATCGTCTTTTTCAGCAAAAGATTGGATAATTGAAGTGGTTTTATCCGTTGAATGATTATCGATAACGATCAGGTTAAACTCAAAATCCGTTTTTTGCATCAACACCGACTCCATAGCATCGGCAATGGTTTTTTCGCGGTTTCGCACCGGAATAACCACCGAAGCTTTTTTGTCAAAAACCTTTTCATCCAGTTCCACCGGCGTAAAATCAGGACTAATCCACGCGCCTACATCTTTTAAATGTTCGGTTGCCGCCTGTTCCATTTCAACCTGCACCTGCCGGTTTTTCGGATCTACGTAATCAAATATTTTCTGTCCGCTTTTGCGGTTATCGGTTTCATCAATGGTATATAAAAATTCAGGAATACGGAATATCCCGCCCTGTTGCGCCACTTTTAAACGCAGGTAATACAGCCCGGCATGTTCAAAATCCTGTGTCATATTTTTTACAGCCGCCAGAAATGCATCGGCTTTGTATAATACGAGAGGACCAAAATTAAAGTCGTCGCGCAAACTGCCTTCCTGGTAATCAATCACCGGATGTGTTGTCAGCTTACCTTCTTTCACCTCGTAATAATCGGAATACACCTTTACAGCACCGGTTAATTCTGCTACATCTATCAAACGTTCAACGGCAAACTGTCCCAGTTCCACAGCAGTTACTTTTGTCAACAATAGAATGTAGTCCACATCCTCCGACAAGGCTGCTATTTGTTTTACCGTTGTAGTAGAAGTTAATCCATCAAAAGAAAATACCTGTGCCTTTTCCCCGGCTTCTTTTGCAACACTCTCAGGTAAGAATATTTTATTTACTGAATGATTGGCTTGTAATTCGCCAATCATTTCCGCCACTTGCGACCAGGCTGCAGCGGGTACGAAACAGTTAATTTTAGTCATTATCGATTGTTTTTTCTTAATCATTTAACATTTTTAGTATTTCGCGCATTAACGCATCGCGCTTATTCTGCCCTTTTACGCTTTCAAAAGGAAATCCCAACACAAGCGATTTGTGATTGTTTTCAAAATAAACACCTGCACTAATTCCATTTTCACCATAGCGAAAAATCGTTTTCCCATTTTTATAAAACGCTTCGATTCCATCGGGCGCTTCAACCGGGTATTGCTCCAGCGTGTAATCGGTATTGAACGCTCCTGTAAAGTTACTATTTGAATTCACGGAATAAAACTGTCCGTTTTTTACCGCATGATCCGTTCGCCACTTAAAACCAAACAAATTTCCAATCCGCTCCTTTTGCGTTTTATCTTCTGGAATTTCAGTACCAACATAAGCACCTGACATAAAAATGTTTCCGCCATTTTCCGCATATTCCGAAAGCACATTTACCATCTTTTCGGTGTAGATTTCGAAGTACGAAACAGAATCGTTACCCGGCAGAAAAGTTTGTTTTTCTTCGCCATAAAGCAAGTCAATCAACTTGTAATTATTGAGATCTGTTAAACCGTCCTCTACAGCTTCATCGCTCGACGTTACAAAACTGTAACCGTTGGCCAGCAAACTTTTTCCGTGTATCATTGAAAAATCAAAGGTATTACCACGAAAAATGATAGTTTCCAGATCGGCATAACTTGCGCCAAAACCGGGGCTGTCATCATCCAACCAAACTGATTCACGCTCAAAATCGTACTGATCGCCTGTAGTTGACACATCGTATCCATAAGCCACTCCATGATCAAGGAAACGCATAACTCCTGCCAGCGAATCGGTTTCGAAAATAGCCGGACCATCAATGCGATCGAAACCATTTACGATCAACACTTTGCCTTTGCTGTTTTCAGCAATACCTACCGCTGCTGTTTCTGAAGGAAAGCTTTCGCCGCCCGCATTTACAGCAGTTACCCGAAATCCATAAACTTTTCCGGGCTCCAAATCAGCAATTGTTATTTCAGGTTCTGTCACCAACGTTCCGTTATCAAAACCGTTATCGCCAACTCGTTTATACACCATATATTTATCAGGCACGGCTGTAGGTTCCAGTTCATCGAGTACCGGTTCCCATGATAATTTTACGGTATTTTCGTTGGTAAAACGGGCGTTTAAATGATCAACCGGCAAAGGCTGCACCACGTAATCCAGTCCATTTTGTGTGGTAATAAAACGTAACATTCCTTTATAAATGGCGCGCGATACATCAAAACGAAATTGTGGATTCAGCACATATTTTGCATCCTCCAAATTTTGATGCGACAATAACTCCAGCAGCATCGTTGGCACCTGCGGACGATAAGCTTCGCTGTATTGCGAGTTCCACATTCCGCGGCGTGTCCAGTTGCATTTATAAACGGCATTTATATCGCTTACAATCTGCGTTTGTATCAAATCAGTTAAATCGCGCGAAGCATATTTTGATTGTCCGTCGGGAAAAACGGAAGTGTCCCTGTCGGTTGAATAGATTCCAAGTGTTCCTACAATTTGATTATCGGGCAGAATTCCGGCATCGGTATGAAATGCAAAAGCCAGATCGATAGGGATTTCCAAGCCCGGAGCCATTCGTTTTTTTGTTGGCCCAAAAGGTGCTCCCATTAACCAGTCTACCCATTCGCCACGACTCATATAATCATCTTTATAATCATCCTCACCGTTGTGCAGGTTCCACACCAGCGTGTCGGGCGCACCGGAATATTGCAGATTATAGCGGGCACCTTCAAAAAACCTTGCTAAACCACCAGACCTGCCATTACGAACTATATTTCCCATTCCACCGCCAAACCGAACAGCATCAGCCGAAAATGTTTTTCCTTCACCTTCCGGTGCTATCAACTCTACTTTAGCTACCTTTTTATCTTTTCCTGTATTGAAATAAAACTTATCGAGATAAATCCAGGTTCCGTAGCCCATTCTTTGGTCAACCCAAAAATTAGTCACACCACCAGAATGAGTTACACGATAAGTCACCGGCCCATCGCCTTTGGCGTACGAAACATATACACCATATTCTCCCGCCTCCGGGAAATCAGGAATATAAG harbors:
- a CDS encoding fibronectin type III domain-containing protein → MKILNLAKSKILKVSKKKVNYLFFLFFILFSTSVSAQQKESLKEQLNKVLKQKSSSAFYVGNENYINGKRVALDTAYFTLDNDTLYLYFNKALAEMPFRESSLSAVRDSIRNILPDSLKEIPLKIWANQLSLEELVPNYYRNEISVDENRLTPSARNRKNVVQKIRPYSISEGLDGANIAMWNSHGWYYEPARDRWEWQRARLFTNLEDISPGSFVIPFIIPMLENAGANVFNARERDWQIHEVVVDNDQSTGKSKFKKPRKRNDEDKGFAYSEFIQGTTNPFLEGTAVRFESRNNPNVATYIPDFPEAGEYGVYVSYAKGDGPVTYRVTHSGGVTNFWVDQRMGYGTWIYLDKFYFNTGKDKKVAKVELIAPEGEGKTFSADAVRFGGGMGNIVRNGRSGGLARFFEGARYNLQYSGAPDTLVWNLHNGEDDYKDDYMSRGEWVDWLMGAPFGPTKKRMAPGLEIPIDLAFAFHTDAGILPDNQIVGTLGIYSTDRDTSVFPDGQSKYASRDLTDLIQTQIVSDINAVYKCNWTRRGMWNSQYSEAYRPQVPTMLLELLSHQNLEDAKYVLNPQFRFDVSRAIYKGMLRFITTQNGLDYVVQPLPVDHLNARFTNENTVKLSWEPVLDELEPTAVPDKYMVYKRVGDNGFDNGTLVTEPEITIADLEPGKVYGFRVTAVNAGGESFPSETAAVGIAENSKGKVLIVNGFDRIDGPAIFETDSLAGVMRFLDHGVAYGYDVSTTGDQYDFERESVWLDDDSPGFGASYADLETIIFRGNTFDFSMIHGKSLLANGYSFVTSSDEAVEDGLTDLNNYKLIDLLYGEEKQTFLPGNDSVSYFEIYTEKMVNVLSEYAENGGNIFMSGAYVGTEIPEDKTQKERIGNLFGFKWRTDHAVKNGQFYSVNSNSNFTGAFNTDYTLEQYPVEAPDGIEAFYKNGKTIFRYGENGISAGVYFENNHKSLVLGFPFESVKGQNKRDALMREILKMLND